The following are from one region of the Arachis duranensis cultivar V14167 chromosome 10, aradu.V14167.gnm2.J7QH, whole genome shotgun sequence genome:
- the LOC107469442 gene encoding uncharacterized protein LOC107469442, with product MVDSLTSNNCESFNSTIVGLRGKSILTMLEELKFYIMKTMTTHKDALMAYTRHIAPIQVSRLEKEKKQANYWEAKWCGDDDHNEFEVRKWQHRVRVNTRERTCSCRKWQLTGLPCCHGIAAIQRKNEKPEDYVHHKLTIEAYNRTYQFHINSIPSQEYWEHHEGLLCLPPPYKRPIGRPSKKRKKDSSEQDSGSQYNAKRRYGQITFIHCLATKVGHNSRTCSERSTGAASQETMEAAHAAHVADEENLTQNHSESQPDEVFWGKTCVILGLRYVTLDTYGL from the exons ATGGTAGATAGCTTGACTAGCAACAACTGTGAATCGTTTAATTCAACCATTGTGGGTCTGCGGGGGAAAAGCATACTGACAATGCTTGAGGAGCTCAAGTTCTATATCATGAAGACGATGACAACTCACAAGGATGCACTGATGGCTTACACTAGACATATAGCCCCTATACAAGTGAGTAgattagagaaagaaaaaaaacaagctAACTACTGGGAGGCAAAGTGGTGTGGTGATGATGACCACAACGAATTTGAAGTCAGAAAGTGGCAACATAGAGTCAGGGTGAACACAAGAGAGAGGACATGTTCCTGCAGAAAATGGCAGCTGACTGGACTACCATGCTGTCATGGTATAGCAGCAATCCAGAGGAAGAATGAGAAGCCTGAAGACTATGTCCATCACAAGCTCACCATCGAGGCATACAACAGGACTTACCAGTTTCACATTAACAGCATACCAAGCCAAGAGTATTGGGAGCACCATGAAGGGTTGCTTTGTCTGCCTCCTCCATACAAGAGGCCTATTGGCAGACCttcaaagaaaaggaagaaggacAGCAGCGAGCAAGACTCTGGGAGCCAATACAATGCCAAGAGAAGATATGGCCAGATAACAT TTATTCATTGCCTGGCTACCAAGGTTGGACATAATAGTAGAACTTGCTCTGAGAGATCAACTGGAGCAGCATCTCAAGAGACCATGGAGGCTGCACATGCTGCACATGTTGCAGATGAGGAAAACCTCACTCAAAACCACTCAGAAAGTCAGCCTGATGAG GTTTTTTGGGGCAAAACTTGTGTTATTTTGGGTCTGAGGTATGTTACTCTGGATACTTATGGATTATGA